From one Paenibacillus terrae HPL-003 genomic stretch:
- a CDS encoding SAF domain-containing protein: protein MSKLRKSSKQKLYAGCIGAGIVGVIFASYLIINTHQLNNVRKQAEAEAAQKWKGYEQEQRIAKKGWVVVRDISPGEQITPSDLKGITVPGSQAPANLVAGKNEASGTTAKIELKKGSVLTSAMITSDEPTPKDLRNRELKVVVLPNSLKAGDEVDIRIQFPTGQDYILLSKKRISKLEGPIIWVTLNEQEILSLSSGIVDAYLHKASIYALTYVDPQFQPKAIPTYPPNLKVLELMNSDPNLIRVAEQKLSKQLRESLENALSASNNIISTPIERSLSEEVAAQHAGANAGGASSERTSTGDGYGNGQDAKEQADILTQSGGSDPYGK, encoded by the coding sequence GTGTCCAAGCTAAGAAAAAGCAGTAAGCAAAAGCTGTACGCCGGTTGTATTGGTGCGGGTATTGTTGGCGTTATCTTCGCAAGCTACCTTATAATTAACACCCATCAATTAAATAATGTCAGGAAACAGGCTGAAGCAGAGGCCGCACAAAAATGGAAAGGTTATGAGCAAGAACAACGAATCGCAAAAAAGGGCTGGGTTGTTGTTCGTGACATTTCTCCGGGTGAGCAGATTACACCTAGTGATTTGAAGGGAATCACGGTTCCTGGCTCTCAGGCTCCAGCCAATTTGGTTGCGGGTAAAAATGAAGCTTCCGGTACCACGGCTAAAATTGAGCTAAAAAAAGGGTCCGTACTTACATCAGCTATGATTACTTCCGATGAACCCACCCCTAAAGACCTGCGTAACCGGGAGCTGAAGGTAGTGGTTCTCCCAAATAGCCTGAAAGCCGGAGACGAAGTGGATATCCGCATTCAATTTCCAACGGGTCAGGATTATATTCTGCTATCCAAAAAGCGAATTTCCAAACTGGAAGGTCCGATCATCTGGGTTACTTTGAATGAGCAGGAGATATTATCGCTTTCGAGCGGAATTGTTGATGCCTATCTGCATAAAGCATCTATCTATGCATTAACGTATGTCGATCCGCAGTTTCAGCCGAAGGCGATCCCGACCTATCCACCCAATTTGAAGGTGTTAGAGTTAATGAACAGTGATCCTAATTTGATCCGCGTTGCTGAACAAAAGCTGTCCAAGCAGTTGCGGGAGTCTCTTGAAAATGCACTTAGTGCATCAAACAACATTATATCGACACCTATAGAGAGGAGCCTGAGTGAGGAAGTTGCAGCACAGCATGCGGGAGCGAATGCAGGTGGAGCTTCAAGCGAGCGTACAAGTACAGGGGACGGATATGGAAACGGGCAGGATGCCAAAGAACAAGCAGACATCTTAACGCAGAGCGGCGGCTCTGATCCATATGGTAAATAA